A window from Carassius carassius chromosome 40, fCarCar2.1, whole genome shotgun sequence encodes these proteins:
- the dhrs7cb gene encoding dehydrogenase/reductase (SDR family) member 7Cb, with protein MGLPSVMVLPLLIVVFAGVYYVYNEVMRFMSKSMVRNKVVVITDAVSGMGSECARLFHEGGARLVLCGPSWDKLESLYDSLCSGSDPSKTFTPKLVLLDFSDMENISDVITEIGECYGCVDVLICNSSMKVKAPVQNLSLEMDKTIMDVNYFGPITLAKGVLPLMITRRMGQFVLVNSIQGKLALPFRTCYAASKHAVQAFFDCLRAEVEEYGISVSTISHTFINAVAENGAPSQTPPTNPLWAYISSKLNTHGVTPSSLAHEIVRTVNRQNREVLLAHPVPWVALYIRSLLPSFFFAVVAAGVKDGAMDEQLK; from the exons ATGGGTCTCCCATCGGTTATGGTGCTGCCGCTGCTGATCGTGGTCTTCGCTGGAGTTTACTATGTTTACAATGAGGTCATGCGCTTCATGTCCAAGTCCATGGTGCGGAACAAAGTTGTGGTGATCACAGATGCTGTGTCCGGAATGGGAAGCG AATGTGCCAGACTGTTTCATGAAGGCGGTGCGAGGCTGGTTTTGTGCGGGCCGAGCTGGGATAAGCTTGAATCTCTGTATGACTCTCTGTGCAGTGGATCAGACCCCAGTAAA ACTTTCACACCCAAGCTAGTGCTGCTGGACTTCAGCGATATGGAGAACATTTCGGATGTGATCACAGAGATTGGAGAGTGTTACGGCTGTGTGGATGTGCTGATATGCAACAGCAGCATGAAGGTCAAAGCACCGGTGCAGAATCTCTCTCTGGAGATGGACAAAACCATCATGGACGTCAACTACTTCGGGCCCATAACGCTGGCCAAAG GCGTTCTTCCGTTAATGATCACGAGACGGATGGGTCAGTTTGTGCTGGTCAACAGCATCCAAGGGAAACTGGCTCTACCATTCCGTACATGCT ATGCCGCGTCCAAGCATGCAGTCCAGGCGTTCTTTGACTGTCTGAGAGCAGAGGTGGAGGAGTATGGGATCTCCGTCAGCACCATCAGCCACACCTTCATTAACGCTGTAGCAGAGAACGGCGCTCCCTCCCAAACGCCGCCCACCAACCCCCTCTGGGCCT ACATCTCTAGTAAGCTGAACACTCACGGCGTGACTCCCAGCAGTCTGGCCCATGAGATCGTGAGGACGGTGAACCGGCAGAATCGAGAGGTTCTCCTCGCCCATCCCGTGCCGTGGGTCGCCCTCTACATCCGCTCGCTGCTGCCCAGCTTCTTCTTCGCTGTGGTGGCCGCCGGCGTGAAGGACGGAGCCATGGACGAGCAGCTGAAATAA